From one Anoplolepis gracilipes chromosome 10, ASM4749672v1, whole genome shotgun sequence genomic stretch:
- the Klp31e gene encoding kinesin-like protein KIF21A isoform X1, with protein sequence MADDSSVRVAVRIRPQVAREVIDMCRICTQVPQGEPQVFLGPDKAFTYDYVFDTQSDQRSIYETCVNRLVEGALDGYNATVFAYGQTGSGKTYTMGTGFDVEVDDDIVGIIPRAIGHLFDGIADKQERAKERAQMPPEFKVTAQFLELYNEDLKDLLEPGGPRGGARIHEDTAGNIHLAGVEPRVVTSPEQALEYLRLGALSRTTGSTQMNTQSSRSHAIFTLYIKQQRCIKVEDPDADVDTSGVELANEFETLTAKFHFVDLAGSERLKRTGATGDRAKEGISINCGLLALGNVISALGDKTKKASHIPYRDSKLTRLLQDSLGGNSQTVMIACVSPSDRDFMETLSTLKYANRARNIKNKVTINQDKSSRTIASLRREIQQLQLELMEYRQGKRVVGEDGVNDAWHENQMLNSELQSLRTRVKALSETVEALTAKNVLLLAEKATGQWVAVSGGDEQVTSLVQGYVQEIEELRARLLEAEAMYQQLKKRQMQVSAANPYGDSSFHSDSVTVLIDAKKDVEKEMETLKALKEQYSHSSITAKSVDEGEIDYAENAQDSVSEDDSDDDSDRKEEDEEEAAMGRELEALTSDIDVKQRLIQELELSQRRLQTMKQHYEDKLAQLQTRIKNTQEERDKVLQSLQQQPAPPTEKVKKLRDEYEKKLANMQKEMRLLQSAKKEHARLLKNQSQSENRLRGLRNELSEMKRAKVKLLNKMREEAQRHKENELRRNREIAQLRKESRRHANVIRTLEADKRMKEVVLRRKQEEVTALRKRDRGLSQKAAGRTPVKQLNPKALKQRWQTFERTITKQALAKQAAAETEREMERLLQEREELGRDLEKLQKHRSQITSARGDITDIDEEIDNVRSKISYLQDSIAECQRDMVEMGDGEAEGEPGVEALISTIRTVDEAQYLLQRMLAFTVEQSCIAAQKQLEVRDMESRLNQVAQESDVQHQLLEHVLRDRDLLSLTNNQNNISTYSPASSRSSSPDNSESYSQIIVGEEKQRNSKVRRRTTQPQELLYGIHASSENMAKAEDQNQNYNHPLTRVPSAPGSLKGLVLTRNQYGSTGGSPTLSRRDSTSPRALRRPIHPGGGSMEQVALTDVSSPPGSPTTYRRFNSREENVFSRLTASRQQIASEPQPMKGIISQYQGKVQPRAILQCSHVAEGHSKAVLTICVTSDLLFSGSKDRTVKVWDLETGIESQTLSGHPNNVVAVKYSAIHRLLFSVSAAYVKVWDLRAGSCVKTLFSSGQTQTGPIALSTPSRILQVPVGETTINDLALSLDEQELYTASSDKVRIWDLRKLTYTARLNTPHTAAVMCLAVAEDGRVIAGSKDHLISLAEPNMSGSSISLAPPHYDGVQCLSTIGSTLFSGSRDMCIKRWDLSKMELVQSLNNAHKDWILGLCTINNGSVMISGCRGGILKAWSVPKDHSGECTPIGEVRAHTSAINAVATNQQHIFTASNDGTVKLWNYCKRDTRTFHRSNSLKS encoded by the exons ATGGCGGATGATTCGAGCGTACGCGTTGCCGTACG AATAAGGCCTCAAGTAGCTCGCGAAGTAATCGACATGTGCAGGATTTGTACTCAAGTACCTCAGGGGGAACCGCAGGTTTTCCTCGGACCCGACAAGGCCTTTACTTATGATTATGTTTTTGATACTCAATCGGATCAAAGATCGATTTACGAAACGTGCGTGAATCGTCTCGTGGAAGGCGCATTGGATGGATATAACGCAACGGTTTTTGCCTACGGACAGACCGGTTCGGGGAAAACTTACACCATGGGCACCGGTTTCGACGTGGAAGTCGACGACGATATAGTCGGAATCATACCTAGAGCCATCGGACACCTTTTCGATGGAATAGCGGATAAACAAGAACGTGCGAAGGAACGCGCACAAATGCCTCCGGAGTTCAAG GTTACAGCACAATTCttagaattatataacgaAGATTTGAAAGATCTATTAGAGCCGGGAGGGCCGAGAGGTGGTGCTCGTATTCACGAGGATACAGCGGGTAATATACACTTGGCCGGAGTGGAACCACGCGTTGTAACCAGCCCTGAACAAGCGCTGGAATATCTGCGATTGGGCGCGTTATCGCGCACAACTGGATCCACGCAAATGAATACGCAATCCTCGAGATCACACGCCATATTTACGTTATACATCAAACAGCAGAGATGCATCAAAGTTGAGGATCCGGACGCGGACGTCGATACAAGTGGCGTCGAGCTGGCGAATGAATTTGAAACGTTAACCGCGAAATTTCATTTTGTCGATCTGGCCGGTTCTGAAAGACTAAAGAGAACGGGTGCTACTGGCGATCGAGCAAAGGAAGGCATTTCTATAAATTGTGGATTG TTGGCGTTGGGTAACGTTATTTCTGCTCTCGgtgataaaacaaaaaaggcTTCACACATACCATACAGAGACTCAAAATTAACCAGATTACTTCAAGATTCTCTTGGAG GAAATAGTCAAACCGTTATGATAGCGTGTGTATCGCCAAGTGATAGAGATTTTATGGAAACTCTAAGTACTTTAAAATATGCGAATCGtgcaagaaatataaagaataaagttaCTATTAATCAGGATAAGAGTTCGCGAACAATCGCTTCGTTACGACGAGAAATTCAACAACTTCAATTGGAATTGATGGAATACAGACAAG gcAAGAGAGTCGTTGGTGAAGATGGAGTTAACGACGCCTGGCATGAAAATCAAATGTTGAATAGCGAATTACAGAGTCTGCGAACTAGAGTGAAAGCGCTTTCAGAAACGGTTGAAGCACTGACTGCTAAAAATGTTCTTTTGTTGGCGGAAAAAGCGACAGGTCAGTGGGTAGCAGTAAGTGGAGGTGATGAACAAGTAACTAGTCTGGTACAAGGCTATGTTCAAGAAATAGAAGAGTTAAGAGCTCGTCTGTTGGAAGCGGAAGCTATGTAtcagcaattaaaaaaaagacagatgcag GTTAGCGCGGCAAATCCATATGGAGATAGTTCGTTCCATTCTGATTCCGTGACTGTATTAATCGATGCTAAAAAAGATGTCGAAAAAGAAATGGAAACACTGAAGGCCTTGAAGGAACAATACAGTCACAGTAGCATTACTGCCAAGTCGGTAGATGAAGGAGAAATCGACTATGCGGAGAATGCACAGGACTCTGTAAGCGAGGATGATTCCGACGATGATTCGGATCGCAAAG aagaagacgaagaagaAGCGGCTATGGGTCGTGAGTTAGAGGCGTTAACATCCGACATCGATGTCAAGCAGCGTCTGATACAAGAGCTTGAGCTCTCCCAGAGACGTTTGCAAACTATGAAGCAGCATTATGAGGATAAATTGGCTCAACTGCAAACtcgtattaaaaatacacaagAAGAAAGGGATAAAGTATTGCAGTCTTTGCAACAGCAACCCGCACCGCCTACCGAGAAGGTGAAAAAATTACGCGATGAATACGAGAAAAAACTCGCTAACATGCAGAAGGAAATGCGACTTCTTCAATCTGCTAAAAAAGAACATGCGAGATTACTGAAGAATCAGTCGCAGAGTGAAAATCGATTGAGAGGTCTGAGAAACGAACTTTCGGAAATGAAACGGGCGAAGGTAAAGCTTTTGAATAAAATGCGAGAAGAGGCGCAACGACACAAAGAAAACGAGCTGAGACGCAATAGAGAAATAGCACAATTACGTAAGGAGAGTCGTAGGCATGCGAATGTAATTAGAACGCTGGAAGCAGACAAGAGAATGAAGGAAGTTGTACTTAGACGTAAACAAGAGGAAGTAACGGCGCTACGAAAACGGGATCGAGGATTAAGTCAAAAGGCTGCCGGTCGTACACCAGTCAAACAGCTTAATCCTAAAGCGTTGAAGCAAAGGTGGCAAACATTCGAGAGAACAATCACCAAGCAAGCATTGGCGAAACAAGCTGCCGCAGAAACGGAGAGAGAAATGGAAAGATTACttcaagagagagaggaattgGGAAGAGATTTGGAGAAGCTTCAGAAACATAGAAGCCAAATTACAAGCGCAAGAGGTGACATCACCGATATTGACGAAGAGATCGATAATGTGCGGAGTAAAATCAGTTACTTGCAG gatAGTATCGCGGAATGTCAACGAGATATGGTCGAAATGGGCGACGGTGAAGCAGAAGGCGAACCCGGTGTCGAAGCGCTCATTTCTACGATCCGAACGGTGGACGAAGCACAATACTTACTTCAACGAATGCTCGCGTTTACTGTAGAGCAAAGCTGTATAGCTGCACAGAAGCAGCTCGAAGTGCGAGATATGGAATCACGGCTTAATCAAGTTGCACAAGAGAGCGACGTGCAACATCAGTTACTCGAGCACGTTTTACGCGATCGAGATCTTTTGTCTCTCACCAATAATCAGAATAACATCTCAACATATAGCCCAGCTAGCTCAAGAAGCTCTTCTCCCGACAA CAGCGAAAGTTATAGCCAAATCATAGTCGGTGAAGAAAAACAGCGCAATAGCAAAGTCAGAAGAAGAACAACCCAGCCGCAAGAACTTCTCTACGGTATACACGCTAGTTCAGAGAATATGGCGAAAGCGGAAGATCAGAATCAGAACTATAATCATCCTCTTACTAGAGTCCCTAGTGCACCAGGTAGCCTAAA AGGACTAGTATTAACACGAAATCAGTATGGTAGTACCGGTGGATCGCCAACTTTGAGTCGTCGTGACAGCACGTCACCCAGAGCTTTGCGACGACCGATTCATCCAGGTGGAGGCTCCAT GGAACAGGTAGCGCTTACGGATGTGTCTTCGCCTCCTGGATCTCCGACTACGTACAGACGATTCAATAGTCGCGAAGAAAACGTATTCTCGAGGCTAACTGCAAGCAGGCAACAGATCGCGTCTGAGCCGCAACCGATGAAAGGAATCATCTCGCAGTATCAGGGCAAG GTACAACCGCGAGCTATTTTGCAATGTTCTCACGTAGCGGAAGGCCACAGCAAAGCTGTCCTAACTATATGCGTGACTTCTGATTTACTCTTCAGCGGCTCGAAAG ATCGCACTGTGAAGGTATGGGATTTAGAAACAGGAATCGAGAGTCAGACTCTAAGCGGGCATCCCAATAATGTGGTCGCTGTGAAATATTCCGCTATACATCGGCTTCTATTCAGCGTGTCCGCAGCGTACGTTAAAGTTTGGGATTTAAGAGCCGGTAGCTGCGTAAAGACATTGTTCTCCTCGGGTCAGACCCAGACTGGCCCGATCGCATTGTCGACTCCGTCCAGGATACTACAGGTTCCCGTAGGAGAAACGACGATCAACGATCTGGCGCTCAGTTTGGACGAGCAGGAATTGTATACAGCATCCAGCGACAAAGTCAGAATATGGGATCTTCGTAAATTGACGTATACTGCTAGATTAAACACGCCGCACACAGCGGCCGTTATGTGCTTGGCTGTCGCCGAGGATGGCAGAGTGATAGCGGGTAGTAAGGATCATCTGATATCTCTCGCCGAACCGAATATGTCCGGCTCGTCCATTAGCTTAGCGCCACCACATTACGATGGAGTTCAGTGTTTATCTACGATCGGTTCCACGCTATTTTCTG gCTCTAGAGATATGTGCATAAAACGATGGGACCTGAGTAAAATGGAGTTAGTTCAGTCCCTTAATAACGCCCATAAAGATTGGATCTTGGGATTGTGCACGATAAATAACGGCTCCGTAATGATTTCCGGATGTCGAGGTGGTATACTCAAGGCATGGTCTGTACCCAAGGATCACTCGGGAGAATGCACGCCTATCGGGGAAGTTCGGGCACACACTTCTGCTATTAATGCTGTCGCAACCAATCAACAGCATATATTTACAGCAAGCAA TGATGGAACTGTGAAATTGTGGAATTACTGTAAACGAGACACAAGGACCTTCCACAGGAGCAACTCATTGAAAAGCTAA
- the Klp31e gene encoding kinesin-like protein KIF21A isoform X2, whose protein sequence is MADDSSVRVAVRIRPQVAREVIDMCRICTQVPQGEPQVFLGPDKAFTYDYVFDTQSDQRSIYETCVNRLVEGALDGYNATVFAYGQTGSGKTYTMGTGFDVEVDDDIVGIIPRAIGHLFDGIADKQERAKERAQMPPEFKVTAQFLELYNEDLKDLLEPGGPRGGARIHEDTAGNIHLAGVEPRVVTSPEQALEYLRLGALSRTTGSTQMNTQSSRSHAIFTLYIKQQRCIKVEDPDADVDTSGVELANEFETLTAKFHFVDLAGSERLKRTGATGDRAKEGISINCGLLALGNVISALGDKTKKASHIPYRDSKLTRLLQDSLGGNSQTVMIACVSPSDRDFMETLSTLKYANRARNIKNKVTINQDKSSRTIASLRREIQQLQLELMEYRQGKRVVGEDGVNDAWHENQMLNSELQSLRTRVKALSETVEALTAKNVLLLAEKATGQWVAVSGGDEQVTSLVQGYVQEIEELRARLLEAEAMYQQLKKRQMQVSAANPYGDSSFHSDSVTVLIDAKKDVEKEMETLKALKEQYSHSSITAKSVDEGEIDYAENAQDSVSEDDSDDDSDRKEEDEEEAAMGRELEALTSDIDVKQRLIQELELSQRRLQTMKQHYEDKLAQLQTRIKNTQEERDKVLQSLQQQPAPPTEKVKKLRDEYEKKLANMQKEMRLLQSAKKEHARLLKNQSQSENRLRGLRNELSEMKRAKVKLLNKMREEAQRHKENELRRNREIAQLRKESRRHANVIRTLEADKRMKEVVLRRKQEEVTALRKRDRGLSQKAAGRTPVKQLNPKALKQRWQTFERTITKQALAKQAAAETEREMERLLQEREELGRDLEKLQKHRSQITSARGDITDIDEEIDNVRSKISYLQDSIAECQRDMVEMGDGEAEGEPGVEALISTIRTVDEAQYLLQRMLAFTVEQSCIAAQKQLEVRDMESRLNQVAQESDVQHQLLEHVLRDRDLLSLTNNQNNISTYSPASSRSSSPDNESYSQIIVGEEKQRNSKVRRRTTQPQELLYGIHASSENMAKAEDQNQNYNHPLTRVPSAPGSLKGLVLTRNQYGSTGGSPTLSRRDSTSPRALRRPIHPGGGSMEQVALTDVSSPPGSPTTYRRFNSREENVFSRLTASRQQIASEPQPMKGIISQYQGKVQPRAILQCSHVAEGHSKAVLTICVTSDLLFSGSKDRTVKVWDLETGIESQTLSGHPNNVVAVKYSAIHRLLFSVSAAYVKVWDLRAGSCVKTLFSSGQTQTGPIALSTPSRILQVPVGETTINDLALSLDEQELYTASSDKVRIWDLRKLTYTARLNTPHTAAVMCLAVAEDGRVIAGSKDHLISLAEPNMSGSSISLAPPHYDGVQCLSTIGSTLFSGSRDMCIKRWDLSKMELVQSLNNAHKDWILGLCTINNGSVMISGCRGGILKAWSVPKDHSGECTPIGEVRAHTSAINAVATNQQHIFTASNDGTVKLWNYCKRDTRTFHRSNSLKS, encoded by the exons ATGGCGGATGATTCGAGCGTACGCGTTGCCGTACG AATAAGGCCTCAAGTAGCTCGCGAAGTAATCGACATGTGCAGGATTTGTACTCAAGTACCTCAGGGGGAACCGCAGGTTTTCCTCGGACCCGACAAGGCCTTTACTTATGATTATGTTTTTGATACTCAATCGGATCAAAGATCGATTTACGAAACGTGCGTGAATCGTCTCGTGGAAGGCGCATTGGATGGATATAACGCAACGGTTTTTGCCTACGGACAGACCGGTTCGGGGAAAACTTACACCATGGGCACCGGTTTCGACGTGGAAGTCGACGACGATATAGTCGGAATCATACCTAGAGCCATCGGACACCTTTTCGATGGAATAGCGGATAAACAAGAACGTGCGAAGGAACGCGCACAAATGCCTCCGGAGTTCAAG GTTACAGCACAATTCttagaattatataacgaAGATTTGAAAGATCTATTAGAGCCGGGAGGGCCGAGAGGTGGTGCTCGTATTCACGAGGATACAGCGGGTAATATACACTTGGCCGGAGTGGAACCACGCGTTGTAACCAGCCCTGAACAAGCGCTGGAATATCTGCGATTGGGCGCGTTATCGCGCACAACTGGATCCACGCAAATGAATACGCAATCCTCGAGATCACACGCCATATTTACGTTATACATCAAACAGCAGAGATGCATCAAAGTTGAGGATCCGGACGCGGACGTCGATACAAGTGGCGTCGAGCTGGCGAATGAATTTGAAACGTTAACCGCGAAATTTCATTTTGTCGATCTGGCCGGTTCTGAAAGACTAAAGAGAACGGGTGCTACTGGCGATCGAGCAAAGGAAGGCATTTCTATAAATTGTGGATTG TTGGCGTTGGGTAACGTTATTTCTGCTCTCGgtgataaaacaaaaaaggcTTCACACATACCATACAGAGACTCAAAATTAACCAGATTACTTCAAGATTCTCTTGGAG GAAATAGTCAAACCGTTATGATAGCGTGTGTATCGCCAAGTGATAGAGATTTTATGGAAACTCTAAGTACTTTAAAATATGCGAATCGtgcaagaaatataaagaataaagttaCTATTAATCAGGATAAGAGTTCGCGAACAATCGCTTCGTTACGACGAGAAATTCAACAACTTCAATTGGAATTGATGGAATACAGACAAG gcAAGAGAGTCGTTGGTGAAGATGGAGTTAACGACGCCTGGCATGAAAATCAAATGTTGAATAGCGAATTACAGAGTCTGCGAACTAGAGTGAAAGCGCTTTCAGAAACGGTTGAAGCACTGACTGCTAAAAATGTTCTTTTGTTGGCGGAAAAAGCGACAGGTCAGTGGGTAGCAGTAAGTGGAGGTGATGAACAAGTAACTAGTCTGGTACAAGGCTATGTTCAAGAAATAGAAGAGTTAAGAGCTCGTCTGTTGGAAGCGGAAGCTATGTAtcagcaattaaaaaaaagacagatgcag GTTAGCGCGGCAAATCCATATGGAGATAGTTCGTTCCATTCTGATTCCGTGACTGTATTAATCGATGCTAAAAAAGATGTCGAAAAAGAAATGGAAACACTGAAGGCCTTGAAGGAACAATACAGTCACAGTAGCATTACTGCCAAGTCGGTAGATGAAGGAGAAATCGACTATGCGGAGAATGCACAGGACTCTGTAAGCGAGGATGATTCCGACGATGATTCGGATCGCAAAG aagaagacgaagaagaAGCGGCTATGGGTCGTGAGTTAGAGGCGTTAACATCCGACATCGATGTCAAGCAGCGTCTGATACAAGAGCTTGAGCTCTCCCAGAGACGTTTGCAAACTATGAAGCAGCATTATGAGGATAAATTGGCTCAACTGCAAACtcgtattaaaaatacacaagAAGAAAGGGATAAAGTATTGCAGTCTTTGCAACAGCAACCCGCACCGCCTACCGAGAAGGTGAAAAAATTACGCGATGAATACGAGAAAAAACTCGCTAACATGCAGAAGGAAATGCGACTTCTTCAATCTGCTAAAAAAGAACATGCGAGATTACTGAAGAATCAGTCGCAGAGTGAAAATCGATTGAGAGGTCTGAGAAACGAACTTTCGGAAATGAAACGGGCGAAGGTAAAGCTTTTGAATAAAATGCGAGAAGAGGCGCAACGACACAAAGAAAACGAGCTGAGACGCAATAGAGAAATAGCACAATTACGTAAGGAGAGTCGTAGGCATGCGAATGTAATTAGAACGCTGGAAGCAGACAAGAGAATGAAGGAAGTTGTACTTAGACGTAAACAAGAGGAAGTAACGGCGCTACGAAAACGGGATCGAGGATTAAGTCAAAAGGCTGCCGGTCGTACACCAGTCAAACAGCTTAATCCTAAAGCGTTGAAGCAAAGGTGGCAAACATTCGAGAGAACAATCACCAAGCAAGCATTGGCGAAACAAGCTGCCGCAGAAACGGAGAGAGAAATGGAAAGATTACttcaagagagagaggaattgGGAAGAGATTTGGAGAAGCTTCAGAAACATAGAAGCCAAATTACAAGCGCAAGAGGTGACATCACCGATATTGACGAAGAGATCGATAATGTGCGGAGTAAAATCAGTTACTTGCAG gatAGTATCGCGGAATGTCAACGAGATATGGTCGAAATGGGCGACGGTGAAGCAGAAGGCGAACCCGGTGTCGAAGCGCTCATTTCTACGATCCGAACGGTGGACGAAGCACAATACTTACTTCAACGAATGCTCGCGTTTACTGTAGAGCAAAGCTGTATAGCTGCACAGAAGCAGCTCGAAGTGCGAGATATGGAATCACGGCTTAATCAAGTTGCACAAGAGAGCGACGTGCAACATCAGTTACTCGAGCACGTTTTACGCGATCGAGATCTTTTGTCTCTCACCAATAATCAGAATAACATCTCAACATATAGCCCAGCTAGCTCAAGAAGCTCTTCTCCCGACAA CGAAAGTTATAGCCAAATCATAGTCGGTGAAGAAAAACAGCGCAATAGCAAAGTCAGAAGAAGAACAACCCAGCCGCAAGAACTTCTCTACGGTATACACGCTAGTTCAGAGAATATGGCGAAAGCGGAAGATCAGAATCAGAACTATAATCATCCTCTTACTAGAGTCCCTAGTGCACCAGGTAGCCTAAA AGGACTAGTATTAACACGAAATCAGTATGGTAGTACCGGTGGATCGCCAACTTTGAGTCGTCGTGACAGCACGTCACCCAGAGCTTTGCGACGACCGATTCATCCAGGTGGAGGCTCCAT GGAACAGGTAGCGCTTACGGATGTGTCTTCGCCTCCTGGATCTCCGACTACGTACAGACGATTCAATAGTCGCGAAGAAAACGTATTCTCGAGGCTAACTGCAAGCAGGCAACAGATCGCGTCTGAGCCGCAACCGATGAAAGGAATCATCTCGCAGTATCAGGGCAAG GTACAACCGCGAGCTATTTTGCAATGTTCTCACGTAGCGGAAGGCCACAGCAAAGCTGTCCTAACTATATGCGTGACTTCTGATTTACTCTTCAGCGGCTCGAAAG ATCGCACTGTGAAGGTATGGGATTTAGAAACAGGAATCGAGAGTCAGACTCTAAGCGGGCATCCCAATAATGTGGTCGCTGTGAAATATTCCGCTATACATCGGCTTCTATTCAGCGTGTCCGCAGCGTACGTTAAAGTTTGGGATTTAAGAGCCGGTAGCTGCGTAAAGACATTGTTCTCCTCGGGTCAGACCCAGACTGGCCCGATCGCATTGTCGACTCCGTCCAGGATACTACAGGTTCCCGTAGGAGAAACGACGATCAACGATCTGGCGCTCAGTTTGGACGAGCAGGAATTGTATACAGCATCCAGCGACAAAGTCAGAATATGGGATCTTCGTAAATTGACGTATACTGCTAGATTAAACACGCCGCACACAGCGGCCGTTATGTGCTTGGCTGTCGCCGAGGATGGCAGAGTGATAGCGGGTAGTAAGGATCATCTGATATCTCTCGCCGAACCGAATATGTCCGGCTCGTCCATTAGCTTAGCGCCACCACATTACGATGGAGTTCAGTGTTTATCTACGATCGGTTCCACGCTATTTTCTG gCTCTAGAGATATGTGCATAAAACGATGGGACCTGAGTAAAATGGAGTTAGTTCAGTCCCTTAATAACGCCCATAAAGATTGGATCTTGGGATTGTGCACGATAAATAACGGCTCCGTAATGATTTCCGGATGTCGAGGTGGTATACTCAAGGCATGGTCTGTACCCAAGGATCACTCGGGAGAATGCACGCCTATCGGGGAAGTTCGGGCACACACTTCTGCTATTAATGCTGTCGCAACCAATCAACAGCATATATTTACAGCAAGCAA TGATGGAACTGTGAAATTGTGGAATTACTGTAAACGAGACACAAGGACCTTCCACAGGAGCAACTCATTGAAAAGCTAA